In Methanothermobacter tenebrarum, the sequence AGCTGTTATAGTAAATTCAACCATTCTTTTTTCAATGTTAAGTATGAACCCTGAGCCACTACATATCTCAATATCATACCCCCTATCTAAAACAGCTCTTATAGTGTCCTGTATGTCCCTAACCTTACTAGCGTCCTCCTTTAATATATTTAAAATCTCCTCTTTAGTTATATTAACATTAGAATAGCTTATACCCAAGTCTATATTGTTCCGTGTTATGAAATCATAGATGGTCTGATCCGGCCTGGCATTAATTATACAAGATGCAGGGTCCGTCTGGAGGACCACAAGAGCCCTGTTCTTCTTATACTCAACAAGATCCAATGAACTGATAAAATCGCAAATTTTACCGGTTCTAATCTTCTTAATCGCCCTATACCTCTCAGTGAGAGTCCCAGAATTATCAAACACAATAGCTTTCTTCATCAAAAAATTATTTCTCCCTTTTATCCGAAAAATATTACGCTACTATGTGAGTTATCGAAGAAGTTAAGATAAAATATAATCCAACTACAATAAGGAAAACGCCACAAGCCAATATTATAAACTTGTAAGTACTCTTTAATACCAGTTTACCCCTAGCAGAAAAGAACGACACAATACCATACCATGCAAAATCCGAAGACCAATGCCCAATAAGAAAAGCCGCCAATCCAGCCAATCCAGCCAATTCCATACCCTTAAGCATCAATGCAGCGCCTATCGTACCCCACCATATAAAAAAATACGGATTTGAAACACTAGTCACAAGACCCTTAGATACCAGGCCAAAATCCTTAAATTCATCAGACTCTATTTTAGGGCTCGTATCCCTCATCATATTCAAACCCATGAATATCATAACAGCCCCACCTATCAAACCCACCCAAGCAGACGCCAAAGACGAGCTTATCAACCAACCAAAACCCTCCAGGATAAGTAGAACGAGCAAAACCTCCCCTACAAGATGGCCTAATACTAATAATGGACCCGCCTTAGACCCCTTCCTGAGAGAATCAGAGATTGTAACAGTTAAAAGAGGACCTGGAGCCATGGCACCTGAAAGTCCGATCATGAAGGAGGTTAAAGCGAAAAGAAGCACCTCTAGCATCTGACCACGCTAGGCGCACTCATTAAGTATCCTCATAATCTGGGTTAAATGGTAATCTATCCTCTCCATATCCTCCTTTTTAAGCACCCTTGTCCTAGTAAGGATCTTCATCCTCTCACAAACATGATCCATCCGAATTAAAAGACTACTAATATAAGATTCCATTAAAAACATCCCCTTTAACATTATAATCATATTATTTACATTTTGATATACTTTACTTTTTTGGCAAGAACACCCAAGGGGTGGAAAAACTAAACACCCCCGCCCCCATAACCTGAACTGAAATATAAACACAGGCCAATGAAAGCCCCGAGGGGGGATACCGAAGACCAAGAACCCAGCAGTCTTTCGGCGGGAAATCCCCCCTACCTTCTGTCGTTAAGAAGGCTCCATCCGTAAGGATAGAGATGAACTAGGAAAGTGGGACGGGTGAGAGCTGAAAAATTTATACCATATGGAGCTAAGAACATTATTAAAGCGAGCCCATGCCTATATGGTGGAGGAGGGGCTGCTGTGACCCAGCCCAAAATGGGAAAACTACCCACACACTCCCCCAAGCCCCCCAAAGGCTTCCGGTGGAAGCCCCATCCGATAATACGGGGGTCACTCCATGAAATTTACCTTAACTCCTATTTTTTCCTTTAAAGCCCTCTCATATATTAGCGATGCTGTTGCCATATCCTGTACCGAAAGGCCTGTTGAATCAAATACTGTTATATCATCA encodes:
- a CDS encoding HAD-IC family P-type ATPase, translated to MKKAIVFDNSGTLTERYRAIKKIRTGKICDFISSLDLVEYKKNRALVVLQTDPASCIINARPDQTIYDFITRNNIDLGISYSNVNITKEEILNILKEDASKVRDIQDTIRAVLDRGYDIEICSGSGFILNIEKRMVEFTITAGGKLFPEVLDVVSELKRRNIDIYVASGDRKGALEKLAITINIPTSNVFATVDTKGKALVIRRLKRKYDKVMMVGDGLNDILALKEADVGVLTLQQNNKVHEKLLKAADIVIYNIREILDIKF
- a CDS encoding LysE family transporter: MLEVLLFALTSFMIGLSGAMAPGPLLTVTISDSLRKGSKAGPLLVLGHLVGEVLLVLLILEGFGWLISSSLASAWVGLIGGAVMIFMGLNMMRDTSPKIESDEFKDFGLVSKGLVTSVSNPYFFIWWGTIGAALMLKGMELAGLAGLAAFLIGHWSSDFAWYGIVSFFSARGKLVLKSTYKFIILACGVFLIVVGLYFILTSSITHIVA